The Argiope bruennichi chromosome X2, qqArgBrue1.1, whole genome shotgun sequence sequence GAATTGAGAAGTAGCTCTGGAGATGGTATAATTTTTACCAGTGGGAAATCACTCTTGGTTCTCTCCTTCCGTCGCAGAACACTATAAAACTATTACTTATTTTgtgatgaatcattttaaatccgATCGTGAAAGAGAATGCATTTGGATCAAAAAGCTTGTGAAGATTATTACTGCTCGCAAGTGCAGGCTGGCGGTGGACCATATTTTCAGGGTGTTGGCCACCAAAGAGGATatggaatgttttcaaatttatttcgatttatttctccCATAGCACTGAAAGCTGGAAAGTATTTAGGAAAACACCTTCTAAGCGCAGGTTCAAAAGTAATGTCAGATGTTGCTTCAGGTTCATCTCTTAAAGACTCGGCAAGATCGCGATTTCGCGaaacatcaaaacaaataaaagacgacattattcataaaattcagagCGGTTCgggtataaaaagaaagaaattacagaagaaaaatcATTCGCAACGTGTCAAGCGGAGccgaaagaaattaaagaaagcagACATATTTTCATAATGGATTCCCGAGCGTGTGCTTGCTTGCAGAGTGAATTAGACCTTTTTAACGTGAATCCTGTACAATTATCAACAGAAGACAGCTCATTCACTGAGATTTTTCCTGTTGCATCTCTGAATGAAAAGACGCCAATTGAATTTTACGTAAGCGGAAGTGGTGAACATTATCTGGACTTATCCCATACACTTCTGCATCtacaagtgaaaattaaaaagagaaatggaGCAGTAATTGGAACGCCTGATCAAGTGGCTCCTATCAATTATCTCCTTAATACGCTATTTTCTGAATGTTCAGTTACATTAAATGACAAGCAGGTTTCTTCGCAAGCTAACTACGCATATAGATGTATTTTCGATGCTTTGCTTTCACCTCGAGCTGTTCAAGAATCAATGCTAACATCGGGTCTTTTCTACAAAGACGCTGCTTCTAAGCATGAATCAGTAGAACTAGCTAATGTTGGTGATAATGCAAATTCCGGTTACCAAACTAGATATAACATCTGCAAAGATAGTAAACTTATAGATATGATAGGTCCATTACATTTCGATCTAGGCAATCAGAGCAAATGTCTTATAAATTCGGTGAATCTTCGGatcaaattagaaagaaataaggATTCTTTTGCTCTGATGTCAGCCACGCAAGATTTTAAAGTAGTTATATATCACGCATcattatttgttaggaaaatTAAAGTCGCTCCCTCAGTCGTGATTGCCCATGAATTAGCTTTAAGCAAGGGAGTTATAAAAATGCCTATTCGCAGAACAGAAGTGAAATCATTCGCACTTTCTTCAGGAATGCAATCAATAACTATCCCTAATGCGTTCATTGGACAATTACCGACACGACTTATAATGGGTATGGTATCTAATGCTGCATTTAAtggggatttttcaaaaaatccattCAATTTCAAGCATTATGATTTATCATATCTTTGTATATTAGATGGCAATCGTATGATTCCGTCAAAGCCCtttcaaccaaaatttgataattctaacaGTTACAGCAGATGTTATATGAGTCTATTTACTGATTTGGGTAGATATCATAAAGATCAAGACATTAATATAAGTTACACTGAATATAAAGATGGGTATACGCTGTTCGCTGTAGATTTGACGCCCGATCTCAACGCGGACGGAATGCACGAAAGTATTTCACGCAATGGTAATTTaactattgatataaaattcagcAAAGCATTATCTGAAActgtaaatttaatagttttttcagaGTATCGAAATACTATAGAAATCGACAAAAGTCGcagtattttttcagatttttgaaaatggataGCACAACTTTGTGCAGACTTGCATGCAGCGACTTCCGTCTACGTTCTAAATTTGGAGGCGTATACGCTTCAGATGAATTGCCTAAGACAATAGATagttattcatgttttattgtaaatttagatCCTAAAACAAAACCGGGAAGTCATTGGGTTGCAATAGCATTTCGGAATAACAAATGTTACTATTTTTGTAGTTATGCTTCTGTGccgaataacaaatatattttaaagttcatagaAAATAACGCTGCAAAATTTGCTTGGAACAAATGTAGATATCAAAGCTTAGTGTCGTATACTTGTGGTCATTTTTGCCTTCATTTCTTGTACAATTTTGTGAGAAAGCAAACTTTGTCACCTCtagattctaataaaattgaaaataacgagaagtttattaaaaaatttgtagctAGCAAATTTCGTTTACAAAATTGCTGCTTTTCTccatattcaaatcaaatttgtgaaGCTCGTGATTTCAGAAATAGACGTCTTTAGACATGTTTCaacagaatataattatatatgctctctctataaatttaacatatttttttggagGTCACTTTTCATACAGAGCATATAAAAGAGATACACTAACTGTGGAATTCTCATTGTGCTTCAACTGATTCAGCAGAAACGATGACTTCCGAACTGAGATATGGCTTTATGTACTTGAAGCGTACTGGATCAGCTTATATGATTCATTGCTTCACCGATTCCCTTTACGAAAATATGATATCCTGTGTTCAAGCTGCGAACTCCTATCAAATGGATACAGTCGATTCAGACTGCAGATTGAAGATTGCCTATTTCAAGGTTCTCAACAATAATGATATTGTCAGAGAACTCCATAACGGTTCTGCTATGAATTATCGACAGACATTTGATTGTAAAACGTAATACAAAGCGAACTTCGGCGAATCAATTACTCATGATTCAAAGATCTGCAATGGAATTGTTGAcaacttcaaagaaaataaatgtaaatactaAACTATACAGCTAAGATACTGAGAATAGCTCAGCATTGTAAActctatataaaattgtaatactaAGCAGCACTAACTGTCATTTAATGTAACATCATCAATGAATCGATGTTCTACATGCATAAGCAACACGAAGAAACTGATTGTACCACTcgatgtaatattttaacaatccctgaataaaaatataatttaactgtaTAATTGCGTCTGTCTTATTTTGCTTCGCTACATCAGTATGTTTTTTGTAATATCCTATATCACCGTAAAATTACGTTGTTTTATTCTCAAGGTGGTGAAAGTGGGTTAAGGTAGGAAAATGcacataaagttattttaaaattactttaaggtCACCAGTTCAGGGAGAACAAGGCGTTCCTGGGAAATTCTAcagataataaacaattattccaTTGCCACTTACATAAACAGGGGTATAAATATAAGCTACATCAGCCTTTGTACATATACTACCGATCTTGTTGAAGACTTCATCTTCATCTCTGTCTCCGTCTTCCTCAGAGTGCGTGTATCTAAGTACTACTCAGCTATCATGGACAGTCACAAAGCGAGCGTCAGTAAGTGAttgcattttcatattctttttagatTGCTAAGCAtgtgtaacataattttttaaaaataacgttaAGTTTTCACACTTCCTAATAGGCTTAACTGATAGCGATTCAGACGGCGAGCAGTTATTTCCCCTTCCTTCCAAGGAAAAGCATACAAGCGgtaaattagatttgattttataAGTCAATTTagactttagatttttaaattcccaaagAAAAAACATGAcggtaaaatgtaaaatcattttacattttgtatctttagatttaatttcaaaatattatccctTTTCTGATagctaaaagaaaatcaaacgatGAGAAAAAAGAGGAGTCCACCAAAAGAGCAAAGAATTTCGAGTATAATTTTTCTGATCCGACAGAAGAGAAAAAGCTCATACCCCCAATAAGCGCTTACCTAGGAAAAGGGATTAACATCAGCATCAAGGAATACAGAAAGTCCTATTATCTTGCTTTCCAAAAGAATGTTGGAGATGAAACAAAGAACAGATTCAACATGAATCTTGACCAATTGGGagctttaaaaaaagctataaatgtGTTTGcagaacatataaagaaaaattgacattcacgagttaaatgaaaattttgtaaaaaaattgaactaacttGACAATTTTCCCTATATTCATCTTCTTAGAATGTCGTTTAATAGAATAGAATCAAGTTTTAGAGGTTATATTTCAGCTTACCGACACTCTCCGATACACTCTGATCCCTACAACTTATATAACGAAATTcgagaaaacattttcttactcTTATTAGAGCAAAACCTACCTTTCCGTCTTTTAATATGCATAagcattgaatttattaaagatactCATCCTGACAATTTACTGCAAAACGCTTACTTCTGTTCATTTGCTGAACGCATAATATCATATAACCAagtaaaaagtaaagttaaaagctgttttcagaaaatattcaattccatTGAAACATATATCCAAAACGGTAGTGGTtgggttattaataaaattaactttttagatgTTAATATCGGACAGTACAGAGAACCGCGGGGAGGTTGCGGTAATATAAAATTACctgactgtttaaaaaaaaaaagaactcttctAAATATACGTTGCGATGATCACAAATGCTTCATATATAGTTGCTTAGCTCATCTCTTTCCTCCTGAAAAAAATCCTAATGCTCCAAGCAGTtaccaaaataaactaaaatacttaaaattgaaaaatgtaacctTCCCCATGAAACTCTCTAAcataaagcattttgaaagtaTCAACagcttaaagataaatatttttacttatgacaAAGAAGTTTTCCCCATATATATCAGTAATAAAAAGTTGGGTTcggaaataaatttacttctgtATAAAGAGCAttacttcttaattaaaaatctaaatcgtTTATTAAACTCCAAAAAAGGGATTCATCATTATTGCTCGCGATGCCTGATTGGATTTCAGAGGCGAAATAGTCTTGTAGATCATAAGCGAGTGTGTTGCCAAAATGCCCCCCAAAAACTATCACCGCCTAAAATAAACACTGTAAAATTTACTAGCATTTACAAAATGTTGTTCCATCCTTTTATTTTGTATGCGGATTTTGAATGCATAACGAAAAATATATCTACTGTTTTACCAAATACATCTCAGAGTTTTTCAGCCAACCTAGAGCATCACGAACCAATCAGTTTCGCATTaatagcaattaatataaaaaatgaaataatatatcacaAATTCTATTGCGGAGAAAATccagtacaaatatttttaaaaacaataaaaaaattagcaaaatctttatttaaaagactATCATGCAATAAACCAATGATCGAGGAAAATATACCAACGGGAAAGCCTAGCACATGTTacatatgcaaattaaaatttgaaccgaGTGATCGCATTGTCAGAGATCATTGCCATGTTTTAGGCATATTTAGAGGTTTCTGTCACaattcatgcaatttaaatttaaaaagaagtaatttcatTCCTGTAGTCATTCACAACCTTAAGGGGTACGATTCCCACTTATTGTTAAAACATATGTCTCCAGAATTCGCGCATCAGATTGATATAATTCCGACGAATAGTCAAAAATTTACTAGTTTCACCCtcgataattacattaaatttattgattcgtACGCATTTCTTGATTCTTCCTTATCTTCTcttgtagaaattttgaaaatttctgaacatCGGTTTgacatttttgattcttttttccaaaataaaacaaatagaaacttactcaaacaaaaaggattttttccttatagctatttttcatcaaaagatattttaaaacaaaaaacatttccaCCTCACGAagccttttttaacatt is a genomic window containing:
- the LOC129960541 gene encoding uncharacterized protein F54H12.2-like isoform X2, which encodes MDSRACACLQSELDLFNVNPVQLSTEDSSFTEIFPVASLNEKTPIEFYVSGSGEHYLDLSHTLLHLQVKIKKRNGAVIGTPDQVAPINYLLNTLFSECSVTLNDKQVSSQANYAYRCIFDALLSPRAVQESMLTSGLFYKDAASKHESVELANVGDNANSGYQTRYNICKDSKLIDMIGPLHFDLGNQSKCLINSVNLRIKLERNKDSFALMSATQDFKVVIYHASLFVRKIKVAPSVVIAHELALSKGVIKMPIRRTEVKSFALSSGMQSITIPNAFIGQLPTRLIMGMVSNAAFNGDFSKNPFNFKHYDLSYLCILDGNRMIPSKPFQPKFDNSNSYSRCYMSLFTDLGRYHKDQDINISYTEYKDGYTLFAVDLTPDLNADGMHESISRNGNLTIDIKFSKALSETVNLIVFSEYRNTIEIDKSRSIFSDF